A single genomic interval of Camelina sativa cultivar DH55 chromosome 11, Cs, whole genome shotgun sequence harbors:
- the LOC104722876 gene encoding CRIB domain-containing protein RIC11-like codes for MAMKMKGIYKSFKSISQMFVVKERDLEIGHPTEVKHVAHVGWEGSSGSAPGWMSDFKAGAELLSPRASSFGHARHSNSFFTPSASSDFDEGSSQQTIPDRIRDVPPIPVGLSKIHTKSKNRRKKPSSTSSPRSKPSPKSSRSMGLSKSSHKSMISRLNSNA; via the exons ATGGCAATGAAGATGAAGGGCATCTACAAAAGCTTCAAATCCATCTCTCAAATGTTTG TTGTGAAAGAAAGAGATCTAGAAATTGGGCACCCAACAGAAGTAAAACATGTGGCCCATGTTGGTTGGGAGGGCTCCTCTGGCAGTGCTCCTGGTTGG ATGAGTGACTTTAAGGCAGGAGCAGAGCTGTTATCTCCAAGAGCATCATCTTTTGGACATGCACGacattcaaattctttcttcACACCTTCTGCTTCCAGTG ATTTTGATGAGGGCTCAAGCCAACAAACTATACCGGATAGGATAAGAGATGTACCTCCAATTCCAGTAGGTTTATCCAAGATTCACACTAAGAGCaagaatagaagaaagaaaccatCTTCGACATCATCACCAAGATCCAAACCATCTCCAAAATCTTCTAGATCAATGGGTTTATCCAAATCTTCGCATAAATCAATGATATCTCGGttaaactctaatgcataa
- the LOC104722877 gene encoding uncharacterized protein LOC104722877 codes for MALLSNRVRSSSSSISTFTITLLFIFAGNSLAGELRPSDHGLQYQSSSPPTESNSPPDKMNSFFGDSHSSSSSPPPSHSQLLPKATAADGGDDDSWWRDGAGNRRDHVMRHVFLAASIICGVSGVALLVVFTLVYFFRYRKHNNHSDLPSYDSK; via the coding sequence atgGCTCTTCTCTCAAACCGCGTTagatcttcctcttcatcgatCTCCACCTTCACTATAACACTCCTCTTTATCTTCGCCGGAAACTCACTCGCCGGGGAACTACGGCCTTCAGATCATGGCCTACAGTATCAATCCAGCTCACCACCGACAGAATCTAACTCACCGCCAGACAAAATGAACTCCTTCTTCGGAGAttcacattcttcttcttcttctcctcctccttctcacTCTCAGCTCCTCCCTAAAGCTACGGCGGCGGACGGCGGAGACGATGATTCTTGGTGGAGAGACGGAGCTGGGAACAGACGTGATCACGTGATGAGGCACGTGTTTCTTGCGGCGAGTATCATCTGTGGTGTCTCCGGCGTTGCGCTTCTTGTGGTTTTCACTTTGGTTTACTTCTTTAGGTATCGGAAACATAATAATCATTCGGACTTACCTAGTTACGATTCAAAGTAA